The following nucleotide sequence is from Pedosphaera parvula Ellin514.
TTGGAAATATTCTGGGAGGTTTGACCGGCAGCAACACCAACCAGCCTGCCTCTACGAATGCACCCAAGAAGCGTGGTTTGTTTGACTTGCTGCCGAAGTGATGACTAAATAACGCTGTTGCTGCTGGAGACGGGTCGCGAGACAGAATCTTAAATCCCTCCACATCTTTATTAATCTAAAACCAATTTAACATGCAAAAAGTAACCGAATATTTGCGCAGCAATCAGGCTCGCTTCATTGAGGACCTTTGCGATTACGTCCGCTTTCCCAGCGTCTCGGCCCAGCCCGAACATCGCAAGGATTTGAAAGCTTGCGCGGAGTGGCTGGTGAAACATTGCAAGGGCATTGGTTTGGAAACTCGCCTCTGCACTACGGAAGGCAATCCCATCGTAGTAGCAAAAACTCCTCGTAAAAAGGGTGTCAGGCGTCCTCACTACATGGTTTACGGTCACTACGATGTGCAACCGCCTGAACCATTTGATTTGTGGAAGACGCCGCCTTTCGAGCCGACCATCCGGGGCAGTTCGATGTTCGGACGCGGGGCGAGCGATAACAAGGGACAAAATCTTGCTCACCTCACAGCTGCGGAAGCTTATATCAAGACCGGCACAGAATTGCCTTGCGATCTGACTTTCGTGATTGAAGGCGAGGAAGAAGTTGGCAGCAAAAGTCTCGCTGCGTTCCTGGTGAAAAATCAGGCCGAGCTCACCTGCGATGCGGTCGTGATTTCAGATACCGGAATTCCCGCGAAACAACTCCCTGCCCTTACCTACGCGTTGCGTGGCATTGCCGCTTTCGAAATCATCATTCACGGTCCCTCGCGCGATTTGCATTCCGGGATTTTCGGCGGTTCGGTGGATAATCCTGCAATGGCATTGGCTCAAATTCTGGCCAAGCTTCGCGACAAGAACGGTCGCATCACCATTCCGGGCTTTTACGATGACGTAGCGCCACTTTCCACCTACGAACGGAAGCAGATGGCCCGGCTGCCTGGATCGGAAAAGGAATTCGCCAGGTTTCTTGGAGTACCAAAGCTTTTTGGTGAAAAGGGATTTACAGCCAATGAGCAACGCATGGCCCGGCCGACATTCGAAATCAACGGTCTTACCAGCGGTTATCAAGGCGAAGGGAGCAAAACGATTGTTCCGTCGTGGGCTCGTGTGAAGATTACGATGCGGCTCGTGCCAAATCAAAACCCCGGCAAGATCATCAAATCTTTCAGATCCTATCTTACAAAGCTTTGTCCGCCCACCGTACGGATGGAGATTAAATCGGGTCACGGCGCGGAACCCTATATCGTCTCTCCCACCAGCAGTGAAGCGCAGGCGGCATTGCGCGCTCTCAAATCAGCATTTGGAAAGGAGCCCGTGTTGATGCGCGAAGGCGGATCGATTCCGATCGTCAATCAATTCAAGAAGTATCTCAGGGCGGACACTTTATTGTTGGGCCTGGCATTGCCGGATGACAATGCTCATTCACCGAATGAGAAGTTTGATCTGGAGCTCTTCGAAAAAGGACAGTTAATGAGCGCGCATCTTTGGCAGGAATTGCCGAAGAAGTAAGCGCCTCAAAGTGTGCCGAGTGCAATCTCCCACAACGAAAGCTCCTCCCGCAGATGCTCGAGGGGCAAGCCTACGACGTTGGTAAAAGACCCGGAGATTTGCTCTACGATCTTCTCACCATGTTCCTGGATGGCATAAGCGCCAGCCTTGTCGAGGGGATTGATGGCATTGAGATACTCCGCTATTTGAGCATCGTTTAGGGACCGAAATGTGACCTGGGTCGTCTCCGCAAACACGCGATGTCGATGACTGCGCAAATGCATCAGGCAGACACCGGTGACGACGAGATGGGTTTCGCCTTGGAGTGCCTGCAACATTCCATGAGCTTCATCCCTATTTTTCGGCTTACCGAATAGTTGGTTGCCCAAATAGACGAGAGTGTCCGCCCCCATCACAATGGCGTCAGGAAACCGCTTCGATATGGGGCGGGCCTTGCGGTATGCGTTGACGCGGCAAAGTTCTCCAGCCGTGAGTTGCTCGTTGTGCAGTTCGATGGCGTCACTGGGAATCACCTCGAATTCCACGTCCAGTTGGCGCAACAACTCCGACCGTCTTGGCGAAGCCGAAGCCAAAATGAGTTGGGGCAAGTTCATTAATGACTTCGGCATTAAACGTCCGCTCTCGATTCTTCTGCGGAATCTGAGTAGATGCTGGCGTGCCCATTTTTTATGCCCAATGCTTCACGAAACTTTCTGTGCATGACTTCAAAAGCCGCATCGTTCAGCACTGGCTGAGAACCTTCGGTTGCAATTTCTTGATCCACTTGAATCCAGGATTTGCAGCCTCCATAAGCTGGCAGCATTGGTAGTTCAACCACTACCGGAA
It contains:
- a CDS encoding dipeptidase, producing MQKVTEYLRSNQARFIEDLCDYVRFPSVSAQPEHRKDLKACAEWLVKHCKGIGLETRLCTTEGNPIVVAKTPRKKGVRRPHYMVYGHYDVQPPEPFDLWKTPPFEPTIRGSSMFGRGASDNKGQNLAHLTAAEAYIKTGTELPCDLTFVIEGEEEVGSKSLAAFLVKNQAELTCDAVVISDTGIPAKQLPALTYALRGIAAFEIIIHGPSRDLHSGIFGGSVDNPAMALAQILAKLRDKNGRITIPGFYDDVAPLSTYERKQMARLPGSEKEFARFLGVPKLFGEKGFTANEQRMARPTFEINGLTSGYQGEGSKTIVPSWARVKITMRLVPNQNPGKIIKSFRSYLTKLCPPTVRMEIKSGHGAEPYIVSPTSSEAQAALRALKSAFGKEPVLMREGGSIPIVNQFKKYLRADTLLLGLALPDDNAHSPNEKFDLELFEKGQLMSAHLWQELPKK
- a CDS encoding Maf family protein; translated protein: MNLPQLILASASPRRSELLRQLDVEFEVIPSDAIELHNEQLTAGELCRVNAYRKARPISKRFPDAIVMGADTLVYLGNQLFGKPKNRDEAHGMLQALQGETHLVVTGVCLMHLRSHRHRVFAETTQVTFRSLNDAQIAEYLNAINPLDKAGAYAIQEHGEKIVEQISGSFTNVVGLPLEHLREELSLWEIALGTL